One genomic segment of Paraburkholderia hospita includes these proteins:
- a CDS encoding cytochrome b, which produces MSSTHDVQAHGTHAQGRLQWRDTGLGFSPVTIALHWIVAALVLAIIGIEIALVASPNVELARVLNLLGAILFPISAYRFWARVTSWHPLPLGTPNPVEVIVSRSVATALALAMVLLPVAAWLAKSAAGQLVELPGGWIIPSPMHPNAQAAQVFDVLFKIGATPFVLGLALHIFGACKNHFVLKNDALKRMLGKRVEL; this is translated from the coding sequence ATGTCATCCACACACGATGTTCAAGCGCACGGCACGCACGCACAGGGCCGCTTGCAGTGGCGCGATACCGGTCTGGGTTTTTCGCCCGTCACGATCGCGTTGCACTGGATCGTCGCGGCGCTAGTGCTCGCGATCATCGGAATCGAGATTGCGCTTGTTGCGTCGCCCAACGTCGAACTAGCGAGGGTTCTGAACCTGCTCGGCGCAATCCTGTTTCCGATCTCGGCCTATCGGTTTTGGGCGCGCGTGACGTCGTGGCATCCGCTGCCGCTCGGCACGCCGAATCCTGTCGAGGTGATCGTGAGCCGGTCGGTTGCGACTGCGCTGGCGCTGGCGATGGTGCTGCTGCCTGTCGCCGCGTGGCTGGCGAAATCGGCGGCTGGCCAGCTTGTCGAATTGCCCGGCGGATGGATCATTCCGTCGCCGATGCATCCAAACGCGCAGGCCGCGCAGGTCTTCGATGTTCTTTTCAAGATCGGCGCAACGCCGTTTGTGCTTGGCCTGGCGCTGCATATCTTCGGTGCCTGCAAGAATCATTTCGTGTTGAAGAACGATGCGTTGAAACGCATGCTTGGCAAACGCGTGGAGCTTTGA
- a CDS encoding cation acetate symporter has protein sequence MKRCVKLIGGVLAAFIACDAMAAAEVLEKVQKQPLNTTAIVMFLAFVVATLGITFWAASKTKSMKDFYNAGGGISGFQNGLALAGDYMSAAALLGVTSMIFFNGYDGMLYAVSFFVAWPLLMFLFAERIRNLGQVTIADIASFRLDQQRIRTLMAFGSLTVVCFYLVVQMVGAGQLIQLLFGLQYNYAVIVVGALMAVYVTFGGMVATTWVQIIKAVLMLFGATLLAVLALSKFGFSIDDMFAQAIATHKSGAGIMLPSKLVADPFAMLSLSVGLVFGTSGLPHILMRFFTVPDAKAARKSVFVATGFIGYFFLIVMVLGTAAIVIVGRNPSFYEGGVIGGKLIGGGNMPVMHLAKAMGGDLVLGFLSAVAFATILAVVAGLTMAGTSAISHDLYAMVIKRNRADQAKEKRVSRIASIAIACVAILLGIVFKDQNVAFLVALTFSVAASVNFPILTLAIYWKGLTTRGALMGGIAGLVSAVGLVVLSPAVWVKVLGHATPIFPYDYPAIISMTIAFFFTWIGSVTDQGARAANEREQFDDQFVRAQTGIGSSRAASH, from the coding sequence ATGAAACGATGCGTCAAACTCATCGGCGGCGTGCTGGCCGCTTTCATCGCCTGTGACGCAATGGCAGCAGCGGAAGTGCTCGAAAAAGTACAGAAGCAGCCGCTCAACACGACGGCCATCGTCATGTTCCTCGCGTTCGTCGTTGCGACGCTCGGCATCACGTTTTGGGCCGCGTCGAAGACGAAGTCGATGAAGGACTTCTACAACGCGGGCGGCGGCATTTCCGGTTTTCAGAACGGCCTCGCGCTGGCGGGCGACTATATGTCGGCAGCGGCGCTGCTCGGCGTGACGAGCATGATCTTCTTCAATGGCTACGACGGCATGCTCTACGCGGTGAGCTTCTTCGTCGCGTGGCCATTGCTGATGTTCCTGTTTGCCGAGCGCATCAGAAATCTGGGGCAGGTCACGATCGCCGACATCGCATCGTTCAGACTCGACCAGCAGAGAATACGCACGCTGATGGCATTCGGCTCGCTGACGGTGGTGTGCTTCTATCTCGTCGTGCAGATGGTGGGCGCGGGTCAGCTGATCCAGTTGCTGTTCGGGCTTCAATACAACTATGCCGTCATCGTGGTCGGCGCGCTGATGGCGGTGTATGTGACCTTCGGCGGTATGGTTGCGACAACGTGGGTGCAGATCATCAAGGCCGTACTCATGCTGTTCGGCGCGACGCTGCTTGCGGTTCTCGCGTTGAGCAAGTTCGGTTTTTCGATCGACGACATGTTCGCTCAAGCGATCGCCACACATAAGAGCGGCGCCGGCATCATGCTGCCGAGCAAGCTCGTCGCCGATCCGTTTGCGATGCTGTCGCTGTCGGTGGGACTGGTGTTCGGCACGTCGGGGCTGCCGCATATCCTGATGCGCTTCTTCACGGTGCCGGATGCAAAGGCGGCGCGCAAGTCCGTGTTCGTCGCGACGGGCTTTATCGGGTACTTCTTCCTGATCGTCATGGTGCTCGGCACAGCCGCGATTGTGATCGTGGGCCGCAATCCGTCGTTCTACGAGGGCGGCGTGATCGGGGGCAAGCTGATCGGCGGCGGCAACATGCCCGTCATGCATCTGGCGAAGGCAATGGGCGGAGACCTCGTGCTGGGCTTCCTGTCCGCCGTCGCCTTTGCAACGATCCTCGCTGTCGTGGCGGGACTCACGATGGCAGGCACATCGGCTATCTCGCACGATCTGTACGCGATGGTGATCAAGCGCAATCGCGCCGATCAAGCGAAGGAAAAGCGTGTATCGAGAATCGCATCGATTGCGATCGCGTGCGTGGCAATCCTGCTCGGCATCGTGTTCAAGGATCAGAACGTCGCGTTCCTCGTGGCGCTGACATTCAGCGTGGCCGCGTCGGTCAATTTTCCGATCCTCACGCTCGCGATCTACTGGAAAGGCTTGACGACGCGCGGCGCGCTGATGGGCGGCATTGCGGGGCTCGTGAGTGCAGTGGGTCTGGTCGTGCTGTCGCCCGCCGTGTGGGTCAAGGTACTCGGACACGCGACGCCGATCTTCCCGTACGACTACCCCGCAATCATTTCGATGACGATCGCCTTCTTCTTCACATGGATCGGATCGGTCACCGATCAGGGCGCGCGAGCGGCGAACGAACGCGAGCAATTCGACGATCAATTCGTTCGCGCACAGACGGGCATCGGTTCGTCGCGCGCCGCCAGTCATTAG
- a CDS encoding dihydrodipicolinate synthase family protein produces MTSVTHSPTSIEGIVPVMLTPFDASGMIDYAGLERLIEWYIAHGSDALFAVAQSSEMQFLSLAERGELGRFVVEKVAGRIPVVVSGHISDDPDAQAEELGVAASTGAQGIVLVTNRLDPKHEGTEVFTANLKRLLKRLPPDIPLGLYECPAPYRRLLSDDELKMCIDTGRFIMLKDVSCDLQTVKRRVAMAQGSPLKVLNANAAIAWDAMKAGSAGFNGVFTNFHPDLYKWLRNDAAQDPALAEELSTFLVLAAVSESLGYPALAKIYHQRIGTFESIRCRVIDYDVRERFWALDAVLDKIVAGTEDFRSRIAALGAPA; encoded by the coding sequence ATGACGAGCGTCACGCATTCCCCCACTTCAATCGAAGGCATCGTTCCCGTGATGCTGACACCGTTCGACGCTTCCGGCATGATCGACTACGCCGGCCTCGAACGTCTGATCGAGTGGTACATCGCGCACGGCTCGGACGCGCTCTTTGCCGTCGCGCAGTCGAGCGAGATGCAGTTTCTGAGCCTCGCCGAGCGCGGTGAACTCGGCCGGTTCGTCGTAGAGAAGGTGGCGGGCCGCATTCCCGTCGTGGTCTCCGGTCACATCAGCGACGACCCCGATGCCCAGGCGGAAGAACTCGGCGTCGCTGCATCGACGGGCGCGCAAGGCATCGTGCTCGTGACGAACCGGCTCGATCCGAAGCACGAGGGAACGGAGGTCTTCACGGCCAATCTCAAGCGGCTTCTCAAGCGCCTGCCGCCCGACATTCCGCTCGGTCTCTACGAGTGCCCGGCGCCGTATCGGCGGCTCCTCTCCGACGATGAACTGAAGATGTGCATCGACACGGGCCGCTTCATCATGCTGAAGGACGTGAGTTGCGATCTCCAGACCGTCAAACGGCGCGTCGCGATGGCGCAGGGTTCGCCGCTGAAGGTCCTGAACGCCAACGCGGCGATCGCGTGGGACGCGATGAAGGCCGGCTCGGCAGGCTTCAACGGCGTGTTCACGAACTTTCACCCGGACCTCTACAAGTGGCTGCGCAACGATGCAGCACAGGACCCGGCACTCGCGGAGGAACTGTCGACGTTTCTCGTTCTCGCCGCCGTTTCGGAATCGCTCGGCTATCCGGCGCTCGCGAAGATTTACCATCAGCGCATCGGCACGTTCGAGTCGATTCGCTGTCGCGTGATCGACTACGACGTTCGCGAGCGCTTCTGGGCGCTCGATGCGGTGCTCGACAAGATCGTCGCCGGCACCGAGGATTTCCGCTCGCGCATCGCCGCGCTCGGCGCGCCCGCATGA
- a CDS encoding DUF7661 family protein has translation MSQPFLFDVFGRIMLIEASEDGWAAFYVGQDGKRRRADFQIPGSIDGDELAQYLDDLFHEDASPARPSVVPLPGDTGDGN, from the coding sequence ATGAGCCAGCCTTTTCTCTTTGACGTGTTCGGGCGGATCATGTTGATCGAGGCAAGCGAGGACGGTTGGGCGGCCTTCTATGTCGGACAGGATGGCAAGCGACGGCGGGCCGATTTCCAGATTCCTGGCTCTATCGACGGCGATGAACTGGCGCAGTATCTGGACGATCTGTTTCATGAAGACGCGTCGCCTGCGCGTCCATCGGTTGTGCCGCTTCCTGGTGATACGGGCGACGGCAACTGA
- a CDS encoding NAD(P)H-dependent flavin oxidoreductase: protein MSTTGFEFGGNAVTKLCGVRYPIFLAGMAAISGPKLVAAVANAGGMGTVGGLRLPPLALRRWIRETKELTDKPFGVNLVPSFGGPDVFEAQFQVVLQERPRMLSLFYAENYPHMISRAKDAGMVVMVQVGSVELARKAIAQGADIITAQGSESGGHLNRGTIGLLSLLPSLISAAGGRPVLAAGGITNRDDVRTVMNMGAGGVLCGTAFVACDESNAHPLYKQKIVDATVDDTEYRTGYSFGWKYGTPHRVIPNRDKWNLLRHIGGGARVIDKPRMAQKLSLYAGQGVGKIDRVVSAAARVEELVKGFADEGERDAVERLEGVRLRYA, encoded by the coding sequence ATGAGCACAACAGGTTTTGAGTTTGGTGGAAACGCCGTCACGAAGCTTTGCGGCGTCAGATATCCGATCTTCCTCGCTGGCATGGCCGCGATCTCCGGTCCGAAGCTTGTTGCGGCCGTCGCCAATGCGGGCGGGATGGGAACGGTGGGCGGATTGCGTCTGCCGCCGCTCGCGTTGCGGCGATGGATCCGGGAAACGAAAGAACTGACTGACAAGCCGTTCGGCGTCAATCTCGTTCCTTCGTTTGGCGGTCCGGATGTATTCGAGGCGCAGTTTCAGGTCGTGTTGCAGGAAAGGCCCAGGATGCTGTCGCTGTTCTATGCGGAGAACTATCCGCACATGATTTCGCGCGCGAAAGACGCGGGCATGGTGGTCATGGTGCAGGTCGGTTCCGTCGAACTCGCGCGCAAGGCTATCGCGCAGGGCGCCGATATCATCACTGCGCAAGGCAGCGAGAGCGGCGGGCATCTGAACCGCGGCACGATTGGACTGCTTTCGCTACTGCCGTCGCTTATCTCTGCGGCGGGCGGGCGTCCTGTGCTCGCGGCAGGCGGGATCACGAATCGCGACGACGTCCGCACTGTGATGAACATGGGCGCGGGCGGCGTGCTCTGCGGTACTGCGTTCGTTGCGTGTGACGAGTCGAATGCGCATCCGCTTTACAAGCAAAAGATCGTGGATGCGACTGTCGATGACACCGAATACCGTACCGGCTATTCGTTCGGCTGGAAATACGGCACGCCGCACCGGGTCATTCCGAATCGCGACAAGTGGAATTTGTTGCGGCATATCGGCGGCGGCGCGCGCGTGATCGACAAGCCGAGAATGGCGCAGAAGCTGTCGTTGTATGCGGGGCAGGGTGTTGGGAAGATCGACCGTGTGGTGTCGGCGGCGGCGCGTGTTGAGGAGCTTGTGAAGGGGTTTGCTGACGAGGGCGAGCGGGATGCGGTTGAACGGCTCGAGGGGGTTAGGTTGCGCTATGCGTAG
- a CDS encoding DUF485 domain-containing protein gives MVQTTALHNVRLSPAFVRLVARRRRLVILLTLGTLLPYYAFVLIAGFAPKVLALKLFPGSVMTISWPLGVALIVGTWILTGIYIRRANGEFDELTAQVLAGDAQ, from the coding sequence GTGGTCCAAACGACTGCACTTCACAACGTCCGGTTGTCGCCGGCGTTCGTACGACTCGTCGCGCGTAGGCGCAGGCTCGTCATATTGCTCACGCTCGGTACCTTGCTGCCTTACTACGCTTTCGTGCTGATAGCAGGCTTCGCGCCGAAAGTGCTCGCGTTGAAGCTGTTTCCCGGCAGTGTCATGACGATCAGCTGGCCGTTGGGCGTCGCGCTGATCGTCGGCACGTGGATACTGACGGGCATCTATATTCGCCGCGCAAACGGCGAGTTCGACGAGTTGACCGCTCAGGTCCTGGCGGGAGACGCGCAATGA
- the acnB gene encoding bifunctional aconitate hydratase 2/2-methylisocitrate dehydratase: MLENFRAHVAARAALGIPPLPLTAQQTAELVELLTNPPAGEEQTLLDLITNRVPAGVDEAARVKAGFLAAVAKGETACALISRARATELLGTMLGGYNIQPLIELLPDAEVGTVAAEALKKTLLMFDQFHDVKELADKGNANARAVLQSWADAEWFTSRPEVPQSLTITVFKVTGETNTDDLSPAPDATTRPDIPLHALAMLKNARPGITPEEDGKRGPIKFIESLKEKGHLVAYVGDVVGTGSSRKSATNSVLWFTGEDIPFIPNKRFGGVCLGSKIAPIFYNTMEDAGALPIELDVSKMEMGDVVELRPYEGKALKNGAVIAEFQVKSDVLFDEVRAGGRIPLIIGRGLTAKAREALGLAPSTLFRLPQQPADSGKGFSLAQKMVGRACGLPEGKGVRPGTYCEPRMTSVGSQDTTGPMTRDELKDLACLGFSADLVMQSFCHTAAYPKPVDVKTHQTLPNFISNRGGIALRPGDGVIHSWLNRMLLPDTVGTGGDSHTRFPIGISFPAGSGLVAFAAATGTMPLDMPESVLVRFKGKMQPGVTLRDLVNAIPLYAIKQGMLTVAKQGKKNIFSGRILEIEGLPDLKVEQAFELSDASAERSAAGCSVHLNKEPIIEYLNSNVTLLKWMIAEGYQDPRSLQRRIKAMEQWLADPQLLSPDADAEYAAVIEIDLADIHEPIVACPNDPDDVKTLSDVAGAKIDEVFIGSCMTNIGHFRAASKLLEGKRDIPVKLWVAPPTKMDQKQLTEEGHYGVFGTAGARTEMPGCSLCMGNQAQVREGATVMSTSTRNFPNRLGKNTNVYLGSAELAAICSRLGKIPSKEEYMADMGVLNANGDKIYQYMNFDQIEDFKKVADTVQM; the protein is encoded by the coding sequence ATGCTTGAAAACTTTCGTGCTCATGTAGCCGCGCGCGCCGCGCTCGGCATTCCTCCCCTGCCGCTGACGGCTCAGCAGACCGCCGAGCTGGTGGAACTGCTGACGAATCCGCCCGCCGGCGAAGAGCAGACCCTGCTCGACCTGATCACCAACCGCGTGCCCGCAGGTGTGGACGAAGCCGCGCGCGTGAAGGCGGGCTTCCTGGCCGCCGTGGCCAAAGGCGAGACCGCCTGCGCGCTGATCTCGCGCGCCCGCGCCACTGAATTGCTCGGCACGATGCTGGGCGGCTACAACATCCAGCCGCTGATCGAACTGCTGCCCGACGCCGAAGTCGGCACCGTGGCCGCCGAAGCGCTGAAGAAAACCCTGCTGATGTTCGACCAGTTCCACGACGTCAAGGAACTGGCGGACAAGGGCAACGCCAACGCCCGCGCCGTGCTGCAAAGCTGGGCCGACGCCGAATGGTTCACCAGCCGTCCGGAAGTGCCGCAAAGCCTGACCATCACCGTGTTCAAGGTGACGGGCGAAACCAACACCGACGACCTGTCGCCCGCCCCGGATGCCACCACCCGCCCGGACATCCCGCTGCACGCGCTGGCGATGCTGAAGAACGCCCGCCCCGGCATCACGCCGGAAGAGGACGGCAAGCGTGGTCCCATCAAGTTCATCGAGTCGCTGAAGGAAAAGGGCCACCTGGTCGCGTACGTGGGCGACGTGGTCGGCACCGGCTCCTCGCGCAAGTCGGCTACGAACTCGGTGCTGTGGTTCACGGGCGAAGACATCCCCTTCATCCCGAACAAGCGTTTCGGCGGCGTGTGCCTGGGCAGCAAGATCGCACCGATCTTCTACAACACGATGGAAGATGCCGGCGCGCTGCCGATCGAACTCGACGTGTCGAAGATGGAAATGGGTGACGTGGTCGAACTGCGCCCCTACGAAGGCAAGGCGCTGAAGAACGGCGCAGTGATCGCCGAGTTTCAGGTCAAGTCCGACGTGCTGTTCGATGAAGTGCGCGCAGGCGGCCGCATTCCGCTGATCATCGGCCGCGGATTGACCGCCAAGGCACGTGAAGCGCTGGGCCTGGCTCCGTCCACGCTGTTCCGCCTGCCGCAGCAACCGGCCGACAGCGGCAAGGGCTTCTCGCTCGCGCAGAAGATGGTCGGCCGCGCCTGCGGTCTGCCGGAAGGTAAGGGCGTCCGCCCGGGCACGTACTGCGAACCGCGCATGACTTCGGTCGGCTCGCAGGACACGACCGGCCCGATGACCCGCGACGAACTGAAGGACCTGGCGTGCCTGGGCTTCTCGGCCGATCTCGTCATGCAGTCGTTCTGCCACACGGCCGCTTATCCGAAGCCGGTCGACGTGAAGACCCACCAGACGCTGCCGAACTTCATCAGCAACCGCGGCGGCATCGCGCTGCGCCCCGGCGACGGCGTGATCCACTCGTGGCTGAACCGCATGCTGCTGCCCGACACCGTCGGCACGGGCGGCGACTCGCACACCCGCTTCCCGATTGGCATCAGCTTCCCGGCCGGTTCGGGCCTGGTCGCCTTTGCGGCCGCTACGGGGACGATGCCGCTGGACATGCCGGAATCGGTGCTGGTCCGCTTCAAGGGCAAGATGCAGCCGGGCGTGACCCTGCGTGATCTCGTCAACGCCATTCCGCTGTACGCGATCAAGCAAGGCATGCTGACGGTTGCCAAGCAAGGCAAGAAGAACATCTTCTCCGGCCGCATTCTCGAGATCGAAGGCCTGCCCGATCTGAAGGTCGAGCAAGCTTTCGAATTGTCGGATGCTTCCGCCGAGCGCTCGGCCGCCGGTTGCTCGGTCCACCTGAACAAGGAACCGATCATCGAATACCTCAACAGCAACGTCACGCTGCTGAAGTGGATGATCGCCGAAGGCTACCAGGACCCGCGCAGCCTGCAGCGCCGCATCAAGGCGATGGAGCAGTGGCTGGCCGACCCGCAACTGCTGTCGCCGGATGCCGACGCCGAGTACGCAGCCGTCATCGAGATCGACCTGGCCGACATCCACGAGCCGATCGTGGCCTGCCCGAATGATCCGGACGACGTGAAGACGCTGTCTGATGTGGCCGGTGCGAAGATCGACGAAGTGTTCATCGGCTCGTGCATGACCAACATCGGTCACTTCCGTGCCGCGTCGAAGCTGCTGGAAGGCAAGCGAGACATCCCCGTCAAGCTGTGGGTTGCCCCGCCGACCAAGATGGATCAGAAGCAGCTGACCGAAGAGGGCCACTATGGCGTCTTCGGCACAGCCGGTGCGCGCACCGAAATGCCGGGTTGCTCGCTGTGCATGGGCAACCAGGCGCAAGTGCGCGAAGGCGCGACGGTCATGTCGACCTCGACCCGTAACTTCCCGAACCGCCTGGGCAAGAACACGAACGTGTATCTCGGCTCGGCGGAACTGGCGGCGATCTGCTCGCGCCTGGGCAAGATCCCGAGCAAAGAGGAGTACATGGCCGACATGGGCGTGCTCAACGCCAATGGCGACAAGATCTATCAATACATGAACTTCGACCAGATCGAGGACTTCAAGAAAGTGGCCGACACGGTGCAGATGTAA
- a CDS encoding LacI family DNA-binding transcriptional regulator encodes MPRSPDSPAPAADKALARTPTSRARRNTGRTVLSDVAKLAGVSTATVSRVYNEPDKVSANVRERVEHAALTLNWFPNAAGRALASTRSHIAGIIIPTLDDQVFASQVSGMQAAFAARGITLVLGCSNYDPAQAIVQVRAMLARGVEAMAIVGEAHPAELFDALRLYRVPYAVTYAYREGSPHDCVGFDNHAAYVEITEHLIGLGHRAFAVCIQPTRDNDRVQARVAGIRSALERHGLAVRPEHMFEGESTIGFGRRSLRSIWQSAGEHPTAIICGNDHIALGVLREAEDLGIAIPGELSVTGFDDLAIAKEMRPALTTMRVDTAEIGRLAAQHLLDALDGKRVQHGHEVRAQLQVRESTGSCPSQVSRRS; translated from the coding sequence ATGCCTCGCTCCCCTGACTCCCCCGCGCCCGCTGCCGACAAGGCCCTGGCCCGCACGCCAACGAGCCGCGCCCGCCGCAATACAGGACGCACGGTGCTCTCGGATGTCGCGAAGCTCGCGGGGGTATCGACGGCGACCGTGTCGCGCGTTTACAACGAGCCGGACAAAGTCTCGGCCAACGTACGTGAGCGCGTCGAGCACGCCGCGCTCACGCTCAACTGGTTTCCGAATGCGGCGGGACGCGCGCTCGCGTCGACGCGCAGCCATATTGCCGGCATCATCATTCCGACCCTCGACGATCAGGTGTTCGCCTCGCAGGTGAGCGGCATGCAGGCGGCATTCGCGGCGCGCGGCATCACGCTCGTGCTCGGTTGCTCGAACTACGACCCCGCGCAGGCGATCGTGCAGGTGCGCGCGATGCTCGCGCGCGGCGTTGAGGCGATGGCTATCGTTGGCGAGGCGCATCCGGCCGAACTGTTCGATGCATTGCGGCTCTATCGGGTGCCTTATGCCGTCACGTATGCGTATCGCGAGGGCAGCCCGCACGACTGCGTCGGCTTCGACAATCACGCGGCCTACGTTGAAATAACGGAACATCTGATTGGCCTCGGCCACCGCGCGTTCGCGGTCTGCATCCAGCCGACTCGCGACAACGACCGGGTCCAGGCGCGCGTCGCAGGCATTCGTTCGGCGCTCGAACGACACGGCCTCGCCGTCAGGCCGGAGCACATGTTCGAAGGCGAATCGACGATCGGATTCGGGCGGCGCAGCTTGCGCTCGATCTGGCAATCGGCGGGCGAGCACCCGACCGCGATCATCTGCGGCAACGACCACATTGCGTTGGGCGTGCTGCGCGAGGCGGAGGATCTGGGGATCGCCATTCCAGGCGAATTGTCCGTAACGGGCTTCGACGATCTCGCGATCGCGAAAGAGATGCGTCCCGCACTCACGACCATGCGGGTCGACACCGCCGAGATTGGAAGGCTTGCGGCGCAACACCTGCTCGACGCACTCGATGGCAAGCGCGTTCAGCATGGACATGAGGTGCGTGCGCAATTACAGGTTCGCGAGTCCACGGGGTCATGCCCGAGCCAGGTTTCGCGGCGATCCTGA
- a CDS encoding gamma-glutamylcyclotransferase family protein — MSAMAKIRGFVVALALVSSAAHAQTTDFWGTRLPDQPTQFIFGYGSLINTPSRNDTAGKPVAAIPVRVSAAFGYVRSWSDRARTGFTALGLRRPFEGEAPMTINGVIYPVAGNDMSAFDEREKGYVRVEVPRALIEAVSWQPLPAQGTVWVYVPKAEGKTPGEGLPVPDARFPLVESYIDVVIEGGLEYGPEFAREIIETTRDWSPYWLNDRTLARRPWVFDKQFAKIDALLATSAPCFAQRAFSEDYAAASAAIAKRKGDVCLREARAR; from the coding sequence ATGTCAGCGATGGCCAAGATTCGAGGATTCGTTGTCGCACTGGCGCTCGTTAGCTCGGCGGCGCATGCACAGACCACCGACTTCTGGGGAACGCGTCTCCCCGATCAGCCGACGCAGTTCATCTTCGGCTACGGCTCGCTCATCAACACCCCATCGCGCAACGACACGGCCGGCAAACCGGTTGCGGCGATTCCGGTGCGCGTTTCGGCGGCGTTCGGTTATGTGCGCAGCTGGAGCGACCGCGCGCGCACCGGCTTCACAGCGCTCGGCCTGCGGCGTCCGTTCGAGGGTGAAGCGCCGATGACAATCAACGGCGTGATCTATCCCGTTGCCGGCAACGACATGTCCGCGTTCGACGAGCGCGAGAAGGGATACGTGCGCGTCGAGGTGCCGCGCGCGCTCATCGAGGCCGTATCGTGGCAGCCGCTACCGGCGCAGGGAACTGTCTGGGTCTACGTGCCGAAAGCCGAAGGCAAGACGCCGGGCGAAGGGCTTCCGGTTCCGGACGCCAGGTTTCCGCTCGTTGAGTCGTATATCGATGTCGTGATCGAGGGCGGGCTTGAGTACGGGCCGGAATTCGCGCGCGAGATCATCGAGACGACCCGCGACTGGAGTCCCTACTGGCTCAACGACCGCACGCTCGCACGCCGGCCCTGGGTGTTCGACAAGCAGTTCGCAAAGATCGATGCGCTGCTCGCGACGTCGGCGCCGTGCTTCGCGCAGCGAGCGTTCTCCGAGGACTATGCCGCCGCGAGCGCTGCCATCGCCAAACGCAAAGGCGATGTGTGCCTTCGTGAAGCGCGCGCTCGCTAG
- a CDS encoding MFS transporter translates to MSATPDHEQAPPKIRRAQIVALTLLMVSGIVNYLDRGTLAVANPLIRHDLGLSLGQMGLLLSAFSWSYALFQLPVGGLVDRIGPRKLLGIGLIVWSLAQAAGGFVSTFGWFILARIVLGIGEAPQFPSAARVVSNWFPLRARGKPTGIFNSASPLGTALAPLCLSILVVNFHWRWAFIVTGIVGLFVAVVWLAVYRDPVKATMTEEERRYLEGDEADRKPAPSLTFAEWRSLFSHGTTWGMLIGFFGSVYLNWVYLTWLPGYLTMERHMSLMHTGVAASIPFFCGFLGSLTAGWFSDLMTSRSTNPVGSRRNAVVIAMLGMVAFTIPAALVESNTIAIACISVVIFLANAASASSWALATAAAPPNRIGSLGAIQNFGGFLGGALAPILTGYIAQNWSFVPALLTAAGIAFVGAMSYVLFVRKPIEDKPAHVEAIRAQA, encoded by the coding sequence ATGAGCGCAACCCCTGACCACGAGCAGGCCCCACCGAAAATTCGCCGGGCCCAGATCGTGGCGCTGACGCTGTTGATGGTCAGCGGCATCGTCAACTATCTGGACCGTGGCACGCTCGCCGTCGCCAACCCGCTGATCCGACATGACCTCGGCTTGTCGCTGGGTCAGATGGGGCTGCTGCTCTCCGCGTTCTCCTGGAGCTATGCGCTATTTCAGTTGCCGGTGGGCGGTCTCGTCGATCGCATTGGGCCGCGCAAGCTGCTCGGCATCGGCCTGATCGTCTGGTCGCTCGCGCAGGCCGCCGGCGGCTTCGTCTCGACCTTCGGCTGGTTCATCCTTGCGCGGATCGTGCTCGGTATCGGCGAGGCGCCGCAGTTTCCGTCGGCGGCGCGCGTCGTCAGCAACTGGTTTCCACTGCGCGCCCGCGGCAAGCCGACGGGCATCTTCAACTCGGCTTCCCCGCTCGGCACAGCGCTCGCGCCGCTCTGCCTGTCAATCCTCGTCGTGAATTTCCACTGGCGCTGGGCGTTCATCGTGACGGGCATCGTCGGCCTGTTCGTGGCGGTCGTATGGCTTGCGGTGTATCGCGATCCCGTGAAGGCGACGATGACCGAAGAAGAGCGCCGTTATCTCGAAGGTGACGAGGCGGATCGCAAGCCTGCGCCGTCGCTCACCTTCGCTGAATGGCGTTCGCTGTTTTCGCATGGCACCACCTGGGGCATGCTGATCGGCTTTTTCGGCTCGGTCTACCTCAACTGGGTGTACCTGACGTGGCTGCCGGGCTACCTGACGATGGAACGCCACATGAGCCTGATGCACACGGGCGTCGCGGCATCGATTCCCTTCTTCTGCGGCTTTCTTGGCTCGCTCACGGCCGGGTGGTTCTCGGATCTCATGACGAGCCGCAGCACGAATCCCGTCGGGAGCCGCCGCAACGCGGTGGTGATCGCGATGCTCGGCATGGTCGCGTTCACGATTCCGGCGGCGCTTGTGGAGAGCAATACGATCGCGATCGCGTGCATCTCGGTGGTGATCTTCCTGGCCAACGCCGCTTCAGCCAGTTCATGGGCGCTGGCGACGGCCGCTGCGCCACCCAACCGCATCGGCTCGCTCGGCGCGATCCAGAATTTCGGCGGCTTCCTGGGCGGCGCCCTTGCGCCCATCCTGACCGGCTACATCGCGCAGAACTGGTCCTTTGTGCCCGCGCTGCTGACAGCGGCAGGCATCGCGTTCGTCGGCGCGATGAGCTATGTGCTGTTCGTACGCAAGCCGATCGAGGATAAGCCCGCACACGTCGAAGCCATTCGAGCGCAGGCGTGA